One segment of Variovorax sp. PAMC28562 DNA contains the following:
- a CDS encoding uroporphyrinogen-III synthase produces MSATRVIVTRPAREATRWVDDLRNAGLDAVALPLIDIAPVADFEPLRAAWARAAGYAAVMFVSANAVEEFFRLRPGEVPVTLRCWATGPGTARALRNAGVASGAIDAPDAVTNNFDSEALWALVRPQVTPGARLLIVRGGDAAGNAAGRDWLAHEIEMAQASYDTVVAYRRLPPAFDSAALAIAADGAEGGAIWLFSSSEAIGNLRRALPNTLWGKALAIATHARIADAARATGFGTVVLSQPLKEALVASIESLA; encoded by the coding sequence ATGAGTGCGACGCGCGTCATCGTCACGCGGCCGGCGCGGGAAGCCACTCGATGGGTCGATGACCTGCGCAACGCGGGGCTCGATGCCGTGGCGTTGCCGCTGATAGACATCGCGCCGGTGGCCGACTTCGAGCCCCTGCGCGCAGCATGGGCGCGGGCCGCGGGCTACGCCGCGGTGATGTTCGTCAGTGCCAACGCGGTGGAAGAGTTCTTCCGTCTGCGACCGGGCGAGGTGCCGGTGACGCTGCGCTGCTGGGCGACCGGCCCCGGCACCGCACGCGCGCTGCGTAACGCAGGGGTAGCGTCAGGTGCCATCGATGCGCCGGATGCGGTCACCAACAATTTCGACTCTGAAGCGCTTTGGGCTCTGGTGCGCCCACAGGTAACGCCGGGCGCGCGCTTGCTGATCGTTCGCGGCGGCGATGCGGCCGGTAATGCCGCAGGACGCGATTGGTTGGCGCACGAGATCGAAATGGCGCAGGCGTCTTACGACACCGTGGTGGCCTACCGTCGCTTGCCGCCAGCATTCGACAGCGCTGCGTTGGCCATCGCTGCCGACGGTGCCGAGGGCGGCGCGATCTGGCTTTTTAGCAGCTCGGAAGCAATCGGCAATCTGCGACGCGCGTTGCCGAATACTTTATGGGGCAAGGCGCTTGCGATCGCGACGCACGCGCGCATCGCTGATGCGGCGAGGGCAACGGGTTTTGGCACGGTCGTGCTCTCTCAACCGCTCAAAGAAGCGCTGGTCGCCTCGATAGAATCGTTGGCATGA